ccaataataatataattttaaggtagttaaatttaaaaataagtaaaaatagattatgaaaattataaattgaaaagTGATTTATTTAAGTGTacgattattgttattgttattgttattattaaataGTAGTTTGAGTGGCCCAATGATCAAAATTTCCATGATGCTGCGTTCATGGTAAGAGACAAGAAGAGAGACGGTGGCAGACGAAGTTGAGAGGTTGTTCAGCTCCATTATTTTAACCCAAAATTTTAGTACATTTTGATTACCATCCACCaccaaaacaaattaaaattagtTAATGCCATTATTTTAACATAAATTTGATATTCAAACTTTTGTATTATATTCTAATTCCTTCTTAATTTCTCAGCAAATTAAGCTCTCTAGTTTTTTCTTCCTTCTAAAGTCAAACCTCTATTATTTCCTTCTCCTTGTTCCATTTGTCGGACAATATTCATTGCAAAACTTCAATGCTTCAATGATCTCCAACAACTTCTTGTTATTATTGGGTTAATTACAAGACTTTGATCATAAGTTGGAGAACTTGGTTGGGTTGATTATGATTTTGATAACCCGACATGGGGTGTGTATGATATGATGGAAGGATTGGTTTACTGGATTttaacatgttttgtgtttttaaTCGTTTGTTTCTTCAATATTGTTCAATCAACTAATGCACAAGGTTCGTATCATTAATGATCTCATTGCAATATAGTGTTATGTCTTGTCAGAATTTGTGTTGGATACTAACGAGTTTCATGTACGATGTTCATTGGAAAATAGAATTGATTAGGACAAGTCAATCCAGATCTTGCTTGATAATTGGTGAATTTCAGATGATCTGTAAAAATTGATGTTCTAAACTACAATACTTTTTTTTCATGCAGGGTTTTTGAGCATAGCATGCTGCGTTCAATCCAGTTTTACAGATAAAAATTTGACTTGGATACCCGATGATCAATGGTTTACAAACAGAAAAGGTTGCAAGAACTTGAATCAGGGAAACCAAAGTTCTCGGATTTTCGAGATTGAATGGGGGAAAAGATGTTATAGCTTACCGACGGTTAAAGATCAAGACTATCTGATAAGGGGTTCGTTCCCTGTTGTTGAAACAGAGGGAGCTGCTGTGTTTGAATCTTCATTTACTGTTTCAGTCGGTAGCACGCCACTAAGCGTGGTGAACTCATCGGCGGACTTGGTGGTTGAGGGGATTTTCCGAGCTGCTAATAGCTATACTGACTTCTGCTTAGTGCATGGAAAAGGAGATCCCTACATATCGAGTCTTGAACTAAGGCCTTTTAATGATTCAGGgtatttgaatgataaatcatCGAATATTTTGAAAGTGGTTAATAGAACTGATCTAGGAGGCTTTGGAGAGACCAGGTATATGATTTTCCATATCCTTAAAAACATTATAAATGATTCTAGAGGATGAACAAATGCAGGAAATGTCATCCTTTTTATTGCATACTTAACCTATACAAAACAAGTGCTAATTTGGTTTCGTATTTATGCATATTTGGCAACTTCAGGTACCCAGAAGACAGATATGACAGAATTTGGAAACCAGCATCAAGTCTTTACTCACCAGCAGCCAACTCCACTGTTATTATCCACAACAATGTGAATACAACAGTGCCTCTCAATGTTCTACGAACTGCTGTCACAGATTCAACACGGTTGGAGTTCCTTCAAAATGACCTTGATAATGGGGATTACAACTACACTGTGATCCTCTACTTTCTTGAGCTCAATGACAGTGTTAGAATTGGCCAAAGGGTGTTTGATATTTACATCAACAACGAGAAGAAAGCGGATAATTTTGATATATTGGCAAAAGGATCAAACTATGGAGAGTTAGTTTTCAATGTGACTGCTAAAGGGTCTCTAAATTTGACCTTGGATAAGGGATCAAATGGATCTGAACTTGGACCACTTTGCAATGCCTTTGAGATGTTGCAGGTGCGCCAAAGGGATCAAGAGACTGATTACAATGATGGTAAGTCCAACAAATTGTACTGGTGTTGTAGTAATGCAAGATTCTGACTTATTTCTTCATATTCAGTGGTTGAGATAAAGAAGGTAAAAGAGGAGTTGTTAATGCCTAACAAAGGAAATGACTTACTGGAAACTTGGTCGGGCGATCCATGCCTGCCTGATCACTGGCCAGGTCTGGCCTGCAACTCCATCAATGGTTCCACTGTCATCACAGATCTGTAAGTTCTTTTCTATATTGCACTAACTCATTATTTATCTTCTTGACATGAGTAGGGGTTGATTACTAACTTGACAGCTGCTTGCTTTCTTAATATATAATTTCAGGGATCTTTCTTCAAATCAATTTCAAGGGTCAATTCCTCCGAGTATCACAAAGCTAACCCACCTGAAAACAATGTATGATCTCCCACCATCTTTGATATTTGGTTTTTGGGTGTGGTCTATTATCTAATTTGTATCATGTCACTTGATTGTGTACTTTTAGGAACCTGAGCAACAATGACTTCAGCGGCGAGATTCCAACATTCCCACCATCCTCCGATCTCACATCAGTGTAATTTTCTCTTCAAACCAAATTTCAGCCATTTTTTTATTAGCTCATTCATTAGCCTTAAAAAGCTATATGTGGTTATTGTCAGGGATATAAGCTGTAATGAACTTGAAGGATCTGTACCACAATCTCTCGTCTCACTTCCCCACTTGAGTACACTGTGAGTTGTTTCTtacaaaaaagaaagaataaaatgtGCAAAACTAGCTATTCTCTATCTGAAATTATGAATATATAGGCTTGTGACTCaataattattcaatttcttcTCCAGAAACTATGGATGCAATTCTCAACTTGACAATGACCTGCCATCTACCATGAACAGCTCAAAGCTAACCACTGAGTATGAAATTATTCTATTTTCCTACTCTGAAGAGCAATGGAAGCATTTAAAGAAAATGGACTGATGTGTTGCATTTATGTCTCAGTTCAGGAGCATGTTCCAGAAAATCAAGGGGTCCAACAAAAGGAATTGTCATTGGTGCTGCTGCATGTGGGTCTGCTGTAGTTACTATTGCTCTTGGAACCATTTTGGTTTGCCTTTATAGAAAAAAACTAATGGCTAGGAGAAAATACAATGGGAAAGGACTCTCCTTGGGAAAGAGTCGGTAACCCACTCTTCTTTAATCATTCATCCCTTAGCTCCATTTCCAGGAAGCTAATATCAGAGTTTCTGTATGTATTTTGCTCAAAATGCAGATGTGGTGTTCTCCCTTCCTAGCACAGATGAAGTTTTTGTTAGGCCAATATCTATACAGACATATACTCTACAATGCATTGAGATGGCCACCGAAAAGTACGAAACATTGATCGGTGAAGGAGGGTTCGGATCAGTGTATCGAGGTACTCTTCCTGATGGTCAGGAAGTTGCTGTGAAGGTCCGATCAGCTACCTCAACTCAAGGAACTCGAGAGTTCGAGAACGAGGTATACATCTATATGCATAAATAATCAGCTTACAATCTTCAGGCTATGGCTTTGATACATATTAAAATATATCTGAATTCCTAACTATTTTCGGTCTCTCCATAGTTAAACCTTCTTTCGGCTATTCGGCATGAGAACCTGGTTCCTCTTCTTGGTTATTGTTGTGAAAACGATCAACAAATCCTCGTTTATCCTTTCATGTCCAATGGCTCTTTGCAAGATCGACTCTATGGTACTTTTTCACCAGAAAGCATCGCACTTATTTCTTGTGTTGTTTATCACTTTTCTAACCATCAGTTATTTTAACAGGGGAAGCAGCAAAACGTAAAATTTTAGATTGGCCAACCAGGCTTTCCATTGCTCTTGGTGCTGCTCGAGGTAAGTTGCTTAGCTATATTAATGATTTATATATGATTTGTTTCTCTACATCAAAATAAGAACATTGATCCGGTTTGAAGTGTATAATGAGCATATCCAATATTCAGGTTTGATGTATCTTCATACCTATGGCGGGCGTAGTGTTGTACATAGGGATGTAAAATCAAGCAACATACTTTTGGATGATAGCATGAGTGCTAAAGTAGCAGACTTTGGTTTTTCAAAATATGCTCCTCAAGAAGGTGACAGTAATGCTTCCCTTGAAGTAAGGGGCACAGCCGGATACATGGATCCAGAGTAAGAATCATCATTTTCGAGCTAATTTTCATTTTCTTGAACTACTTTAGTACGCAACTTTACGTTACTGGGGTGTGGATACGAGAACGTCTCTCACGTGGTTCAGTTTTTCCCAAGTAGGCTGAATCATAATTTGTGTTGTTATTCAGGTATTACTCAACCCAGCAACTATCTGCAAAAAGTGATGTCTTCAGCTTTGGTGTGGTTCTACTTGAAATTATAAGTGGAAGGGAGCCTCTAAACATACAGAGGCCAAGAAATGAATGGAGTTTAGTTGAATGGGTATAAATCATCTGATAATCAGTTTTTTCATCTCTAGATTGTTGATTAGAGAGTAACAAAGAAATTACCTTTCCATGCAGGCAAAACCTTATATAAGGGAATCAAAGATTGATGAAATAGTTGATCCTAACATAAAAGGAGGGTACCATGCTGAGGCAATGTGGAGAGTAGTAGAGGCAGCATTGGCATGTATTGAGCCCTTTTCGGCTTACCGACCGTGCATTGAGGACATTGTTCGAGAGCTAGAAGATGCTTTGATCATAGAGAACAATGCATCTGAGTACATGAAGTCCATTGACAGCATATATAGCTTGGGAGGGTCCAATCGCTTCCCAATAGTGATGGAAAAGAAGATAGTTGTACCACCTACACCAACTGCTTCAGAACCCTCCACTACTAATCCACAAACAATGGCTCCTCCTGAGCCACGATAGTAGGATGAGATGTTCATCAGTTTAAAATTGATAAATCAGCTAACTGCAAGAATTATTCCCCAGTTTTTTTCAATGAAAGACCAACAAGTACCTTCATCGCTTCCATTTTAATTTTCAagttttagtattattattgcaGAACTTCAATGCGGTGTTAATGCACATTCCTTAGTTGCTCTCCTGCTCCTGTTTTTACCGGTTAAATTAGCCAAGCCGTTGCGACTGTTTATCAACCAGCCCTGCTTTGTAGTTAGGCCAAGTATGTAACGCCAATATTCAAGGCATTTTAGATGATTTAAGCCGTAAACAATTGAATGATGATGACTTTAGACTAACTGAAACTGCCTGGTTGTACAAAAAAAATGTTTACTTAGCCTTACAGAACAAGCACTTATAGAATTATTGTAGTTTTAATCTCGTATGCTAATGTGAACTTAATCAACCCATCTCACTCACCGAAGATAATCTATCCACTCACTAACGATAACAAGATCTCTAGATTTGCCCTTAATCAAATATTCCTCTAAAGAATTCGTTAGTGCCCTAAAAACTACACCCATGATGAAGGATGAAAGTCCTTTATAAAGCTCCAATCCGACTTGAATTGTCTATAGAATCATCCTCCTTTTAACATGAAGATAAAGCAATAGACAAACTACCAATGATACTGAATATCTGTTAGGACCTTAGCTATCCTCATATCTGAAGTTTTTTTTTATCATGTTTGAACAGCTCCTTAAACTGcaccaaaatgaaaaaataagtAAACTTCCAAAGGTTAAATCGTGAATTAAGCCTTTTAAAGGTATGTTTTCCACAAGTCTAAAACAATGATAAACATCCTTACTATTATACATATCTTAACATTAATCCCATCAAATCTTTGATGAGTATTAAGTTTTCACCATCTATTTTGCTTCACattttcgtaaaatattacaaCTAGAAGCTGCATCCCAACATTTGACTTGATTAGTACAtgattccttttctttctttttttttttttttttttggatcgaAGAATAAGATATGAATCTCCATTTTCATGTGAAGTGATGATAAAAAGAGAACACCAAACCAATGAAAATTTCAGACTATATATGTCCTTGTAAGGTTTTCAGGCATCTCTAAAGCACTACCCCACATGAATTTAAACCTAGATGGgttgtgttttctttttcttttcttttgaggACAATAACTAGCAAAGTTTTGAAGAGCTGAACTGAACATAAACATGGTGTATAATAGCAACTTGAATGACCTGTAAAAACTTGATTCCCATGTCTCATTTGGTAAAACCCTGAATGGCAACTCAAAAAGCAGCTTATTTCAAGCTGTGACTGATAATAACCCATTGTGCCTGAGCAATGCCTCGGGTGAAGGTTCACGTCCACGGAACTCCACAAACACCTGGACATGCAACATCAAACATGTTAAGCAGATTCAATGAGGAAGCACTTCTAGGGTCAACATTACAAGTTTCAATGCCTATCGAGCACTTTAATGGTGATAAGAGTAAAGATCAAAACTTGGTGTTTTCTTCCATTAGAAAGTTGCTGAGAACGGAAAAGAAACAGAATAtgattaaaaaatttcaaatttaggaATGTGAATATACAATTTGCATTCACTAACCTCTAATGGTGCTTTTCCACCTCCAAGAGCAAGAACAGTCTCACGGAACTTGTGGCCGGTTTCTTTAACAGCCTGTAGGAAAACAATCAATGCATCATGGCTTAAGTACTAAAAAAACAGGATCATATATTTGTTTTAGCAAGCAGTGACTCTTGAAGCAGAGTTTCTGTATGCAACAAAATCAGCATTAGAGAAGTATCCACATTCAATGAACATGTTTGTGCTTTTATAGAGAAATGAACGTATTGTTGAATATTTTATTAGGACCCACGGCTCACCAAATGTAAGCAAAGCCATAAAAATTGGTAAGATTTTGATATACTTTATGTACACAATTGAACAGGAAAATATATAAAAGagaacaaaatattttaaaaaacaacTATGAGTAGCCTTTTCAACCACCATACCTTGTTGTCTTCTAATCCAGCATCCTCAAATGCTGAGAAAGCATCTGCAGACAACACTTCTGCCCACTGCAAAATAGCATTTTTCAAATCACATAGCAAAGAgcaaaggaaaaggaaagaaaaggtatAACAAGGATCCAAATCATGCCCACAATCCATTAAAACATCACAAGAACTTAGCAGACAAATACTTGATACAGGATAGACTGAAAATGCAGGCTACAAGAGTaaaaaagagaaggaaaaggAGAGGCGAACAGAGGAGGATCATTAGTTACTTATACAATCTTTCTCAGATTGGTGATAATCAGATCGTTGTAGCTAGTTCCAACAACAAACATTTAAAACATGTTCTACAGTAGTTTTCTAAGAAAGAGACTAGAAAAAAGATAAGAATTTTACCTTGTAACTGTAGTATCCAGCAGCATATCCACCTGGCATTCACAAAAGCTATCAAGTCAAAAATCTCCTTGGTGAAGTCTGCACCAAAACAATAGTACTAAAAAGTACAAAAGGGGGGAGAGGGGGTGGGGCTGGAAGAAGTAGAATTAAACCTGCAAATATATGGTTGAAACCACATAGAAATCTATCTTCTGGCAATGGGGGGATCACTTGTGTTTTTCTGGAAACTCTCTGATCAACATCATAAACAGATTCTGGTCCATCTGGTATATATTTTGTATGTAGTTCCAAATCCAAGCTAGCAAATCGAAtctggaaaaagaaaaaagttagAAAGGATCAAAGTATTAGAGCAACCAGAGATCAACTTCTCCAAAAATTAGTCTCCTTACATTAGAAGAAAACAACTTAGAAGAGTTACAGAGTTTACAAGAAATACTGCACGGAGTCACAAAAGGTAGTAAACACAAGTTACAATAAATTATACCCATTGTGTCCATTAAAATCATCTTATGCTACACATTTCTGTAACACCGTGTGATTTTCATGGACATAAAAGTGCCTGCTTTAATGCATAAAAAACAGATGGTTCAGACAAGATATTTCAATATCATTACAAAGTaggtccttttctttttctacagCCAATTACAAACCTTTTTAGCTAACACAGTTAATACTAAAGGGAAGAACATACAAAATGAACCCAACATGGAGGTAAGAGAAGGGTTAGAAGGAAAGATAAGTAAGAACAAAAGGAAAAACGAGGAAAATGAAGGAAGATGAGAGGAACATGGAGCTAATGAACCCTTACAATGTACCATACCATGTATTAAGGTGCAGGATTCGGTACCACAAGATGCACTCAGGAAACACATTGTTTCTGCATAAAATATATACACCAAGATGACACGAGGGTAGAACGAGTTCAACTGACCTGACGAAGACTTAGAGAACCAGCACGGAAAGTCCTTGCAGCAAGGAGCTTCAGGTATACCTCTTCAGGGAGGCTCTCCCCGGTTTGATAATGTTTTGCAATGCTCATCAATGTATCCctgcagcaaaaaaaaaaaattcaaataaaaatctaCTTAACAAAAGTTATAATTGATTTGGAAGATGAAATACACATGATGGGTATGGGACACATATTCAAATAAAGATCCCAAACATATGGGTATGGGACACATATTCAGACAAACTAGTTAAGAgaattaagaaattttgatgttagtCCATTCCCAGGCAACAAAATAATGAGAACAAAGCTCAAGCTTCACAGCCGTAAGGATCAAATTGCCATATCTTCTCCTAACCAGTTGTTGTCACATTGTAATATTATGATAAGATGCAACAAGATAGACAAGAAACAGTGTAGTAAAAAGATTAAAGAGTTATAAATATCCAGAAACCACAAACAGGAGACCATATAACATACCATAAGTATTGGGCTGCTTTACAAAGCCATACATAGAATAGAAAGTTATTATATAGGGCCTTGTTTGCATATTTTCCACATGCAAGTACTTctaatttatttcttttagcaAGAAAAAGGGAATTTAGTCTGAACTCTGAAGCAATCCCAGAGATGATAATTTGGTGGTTGGAGATGTTAACCTGTGGTAACACCAATTTTCCATGAATTGGGAAGGCAACTCAACAGCATCCCACTCAACACCCCGAATGCCAGCAACTAGACCTTCATCTTGCTTGGTCAGCATATGCTGAAGTGCATGGCCAAATTCATGGAAAACAGTCTCAACCTGAGAAAAGAAAACCGATCAGAGGCGGGAAAATTTTAGCAGCCACTTTGAACATCCAAAAGAGCCATTATTGCTACAATAATCAGTAAAAAATGATAGGATAAAAGCATATCCTATCTTAATCCATAAAAACCACACATGGGAGCAGTATAAGATGGAATAAAGCCAAAACATTTGGAAGAAAGATCTGAGGTTAGCTAAATATATAAATAGTGCATCCTCTCAGACTTGGCTAGTCTTGGCCTTTGTTTAAACAATAACATTATAGAAGATTAGGCTCCCATAGAACCAGGCAGTCTAGCACACAGATGCATATTTCTGTAATGggtatatttatttaaaagtgtGTACTAGAGCCATGCTTCTAATTGTAATAAGTTCTAAATAGAAGCATTCGCACATGAAGCCTTCTAGGAAGGTATGTTGCTTAAATATGCTAACAGTAGAAAACCACTGGCTATGATCATATATGCTCAAGGATTACCACCTCGGTACTTTAACTTGAATGTGATTTACATGAGACTACCTTAATTGATATATTAATGATAAAAGCAAATTGCTTAGGCAgctaaaatctttgtttttgggGATAAGATCAGAAGCACTACTCCAAGAGGAAAGGAATTGAGAAGGGCTACAGATGGGGAAAGCACTAGGCTTCAGGACCTCAGTTTGCATGTCCAATCATTCAGAAATCAGAAGACAAGAATTTACTAGCATTAGCATCATACTTAAAACTAATATCTTCAACTTACTTCACGGAATGTCATGAGGCTTGGCTTGTCCCCAACTGGTGGTGTTTGATTGCAGACCATGTGAGCAACAGGTAACCTTGCTGTGGTACCATTACGGGACACTACTCGACTTCGAGAAACAACCTCATCCATCCATGCACCTTCCCTTTTCTCTGATGGACGAGAGTATGGATCAAAATAAAAGTAGGCAATCGGACTACCTGAAGAATCTTTAACACAGTAGAACCGCACATCTTTGTTCCAAAccttcaaaaataataattataataataaaacttgtTAGGATGTAAAATTAATATTTCATGTGATAGGCAGTGAAGGAAGGTGTAGAGGAAGCAAGAAATACTTACAGGAGCCAGACCATCAGCTGGCTCAATATCAATCCCAAAAAGTATCTTAGCAAGGTTGAAAAGGCCATCCATAACCTTTGAAAATGAGAAATATGGCCGGAGTTCTTCCTGTATGATATTTTCATTGGAAAGACATGTTTTATCACAAAACGGAGGTCTTGAAGGCATGATTTTTAACTAAGAAATAGAGAAGAGTGAGAGAGTCAACCTCATTGATGTCATATTTTGACTCACGAAGCCTCTCACTCCAGAAGCTTATGTCCCAATGGCTCAAACTATCAGCTTCTGAAGCAGCTTGACTTTTGGAGTAACTTTTTAGGTCTTCAACATCTGCAAGGAGCAGAAAGAATTGTATACTAAAATTTCTTTCCATTTATCTTTTGTCTAGAAAAGCTGGCAGTAGTAATGAAAATATCAAACAGGAACTGTTTAGGATAAATAGGGAAAGCAAGACATCTTGGCTTGAGGAAATCAGGTTCTAAAATTGTATCAAAGAAAAAGCAACCTTCCCAAGTATACCATGAACTTGAATGCAGCATTAAGGTGAATTAAAACAAAGTCAAATCAGAGAGTAGATAACGCAAGCTAGTGGTGTCCATCGGCTGGGCCAAgtccaaccaaaattttaggcccgtttgCTTGGCCCGGCCCAGCCCAAAAATGGGCTTAAAACTTTGCCCAAACCTGGAatagataaaaatgctaaaacttgGGCCCGGCCCAcccgtattaatttttttatataattttttttaaaaaaataatacatcaaaaatactaaaaaccttaaaataaacgtttcccaacaaattg
This window of the Gossypium arboreum isolate Shixiya-1 chromosome 12, ASM2569848v2, whole genome shotgun sequence genome carries:
- the LOC108479171 gene encoding nodulation receptor kinase-like, with the translated sequence MMEGLVYWILTCFVFLIVCFFNIVQSTNAQGFLSIACCVQSSFTDKNLTWIPDDQWFTNRKGCKNLNQGNQSSRIFEIEWGKRCYSLPTVKDQDYLIRGSFPVVETEGAAVFESSFTVSVGSTPLSVVNSSADLVVEGIFRAANSYTDFCLVHGKGDPYISSLELRPFNDSGYLNDKSSNILKVVNRTDLGGFGETRYPEDRYDRIWKPASSLYSPAANSTVIIHNNVNTTVPLNVLRTAVTDSTRLEFLQNDLDNGDYNYTVILYFLELNDSVRIGQRVFDIYINNEKKADNFDILAKGSNYGELVFNVTAKGSLNLTLDKGSNGSELGPLCNAFEMLQVRQRDQETDYNDVVEIKKVKEELLMPNKGNDLLETWSGDPCLPDHWPGLACNSINGSTVITDLDLSSNQFQGSIPPSITKLTHLKTMNLSNNDFSGEIPTFPPSSDLTSVDISCNELEGSVPQSLVSLPHLSTLNYGCNSQLDNDLPSTMNSSKLTTDSGACSRKSRGPTKGIVIGAAACGSAVVTIALGTILVCLYRKKLMARRKYNGKGLSLGKNVVFSLPSTDEVFVRPISIQTYTLQCIEMATEKYETLIGEGGFGSVYRGTLPDGQEVAVKVRSATSTQGTREFENELNLLSAIRHENLVPLLGYCCENDQQILVYPFMSNGSLQDRLYGEAAKRKILDWPTRLSIALGAARGLMYLHTYGGRSVVHRDVKSSNILLDDSMSAKVADFGFSKYAPQEGDSNASLEVRGTAGYMDPEYYSTQQLSAKSDVFSFGVVLLEIISGREPLNIQRPRNEWSLVEWAKPYIRESKIDEIVDPNIKGGYHAEAMWRVVEAALACIEPFSAYRPCIEDIVRELEDALIIENNASEYMKSIDSIYSLGGSNRFPIVMEKKIVVPPTPTASEPSTTNPQTMAPPEPR